A single Cyclopterus lumpus isolate fCycLum1 chromosome 1, fCycLum1.pri, whole genome shotgun sequence DNA region contains:
- the evpla gene encoding envoplakin a, translating to MFKKKESKDSGKISKAQASSVALLVAQMQKNADTVEKDILSSEELMAVDAENDKKELPFQHQTEIIQKLGEAEGLLQDLFLDVDKAKKSQHPQAREIESDVLLLHERWLKDCVFYRDIFEQVDDVSRMPRIDWAPVFNEKQKLVNVEEYGPSMADLEKQVAAHNILHKQVEAYNSQLCISSAGSKESYTELKKQYNNLLDNSKWRRHYLNSLYEYMHGCNKELVFLGEEQDKIKKQDWSDRMVDPPDVRRQYENFKNNSLLSHENEVNKLQDEGERLIGLKHPASDTIQAQRDAVRNEWQKFLNLCICQETHLDSVEEFKKYQMETEQLSETLSKLNKSMDPNSMSKNSTSTMMQLEAEEKTVQNSEQQLADLRRRSTTIAPLKLRRSNPNRSVTVEALCDWETDKDSLQRGEKFTLRAKSDENWAITSTNGETKTFPGVCFQIPPPDTEAIDKVDLLGGELTDIKKRRTALLASLKNHKSEVSRSQKSAPVSSAPLDPKVNVLSQQLDKLDSDLARAEESMLSRLRAPLSRTDPTGDLAKRMREQEEAARVLKDLEQQKQAAQADLQPLLSTDSSNTSSALPLKLSDANNKHNSIAALADLYTNKANASLKLENQIKKVDGLVSGFEKNLSDDGPIPEVPNAIKARIEDIRYQQKAVTAAQDDMRKLSQDLEDTEQLCSSLQQGYQEYCPDIRRQGTEVKQLQTRYTNANNQLKERENILQEAASKNQDFQSTSQSLKSFLDNLPQNTINYNDDLSQVAAGQSSQERVVDDLKRKGDDIDRVTDLSQDLQSLLNDYDLNVDKYNSALEDAGATVAQKPAMMTLNDAIQKEEKGLVNRYAEATAENTQRQKQMGLAKNLILQNEEKVQLVAHQQVQLESQQKGAFEMDSLLKELDDEKERKAHTEADLRTFKERMMSLKSRRGVERVEEKEVLQFYRDPKMENDLTDLQRTLHEESIRRSTTHTEVEVFNKKIIILEETVKNAPPKLLTREVTEFERDPQLDVEAAKVRDEIAKMRDEVRLRDGEHIQMKTEVTILQNKRPTIKERVVKKEVLKVEQDPQMLRAVRTFETEISDESNKIKLINDEIFQTRSQINALERLIPNIKPKVITKEVKKIEQDPELITESKRIRTNLEEERVENDSLSKLVMDLHSRHREVQDWRPKVEVKEIVNEIYRIDPNTEVDIMRHRKEIQDYNKQCFDLERDITKITTEVNILRSEKPKVEMKEVIQEVVKEERSPENEREIHRLNDQVNHLHTMYNSLQDQVKVNRQERDEWKTEKSKIETKVLTREVIKYEPDPLVEKEADRLRRDVREEAQLRRNTEEMVFDLQNKYILLERQKPEEKVVVQEVLRLQKDPRQQIEHDKLGRNLDQEVQTRRQLNLELQQLRTTVDDKERTIRQSDEHQKRSQAEFELKEIRLRIRQLENAPPPVEESIIVEEVLKVERDPKLERMTAGLRSDMDKETSSMLRIQRDIRNITLKIEILQREKSSEKTVYKEVVRVEKDQAVEAERDGLREQVSQHKFTRQDMEVQIKRLNDKINFLTGNKSSTSREESTLNLNKDTLQRERDNLTRELRTLEASRHDISLSFKQQSKLMSERTQMSRQRSEMMGSDTHRLEREILDEKDKIHQRDSRIRELLLNVQKEEHAETRTKETNVSTKITILDPDTGKDMSPYDAYMQGLIDRQQYVHLQELECDWEEITSLGPDGETSVLQDRKSGKQYSIKDALREGRLTEYDLQQYKTGKIPISEFALLVAGDNKKQSKSNSNQNSTSNTLNSAFSAISSDKEIFPVAGIMDTSTATCYTIRNATMRNMIDPITAQKLLEAQASTGGIIDISNNQRYTVNKAAIKGLIEDSQLQRLLNAQKAFTGVEDPMTRELLSVGEAVQKGWMPKDTAMHYLEAQHLTGGLVNPKTGRRVSIFDAIGAKMIDSTMIRELQAESTYIKSIVDPNTKEKISYKQALDRCKKDPVSGLPMLPAPSKESGYNSTRYARF from the exons ATGTTTAAGAAAAAGGAGAGTAAGGACTCGGGCAAGATAAGCAA gGCCCAGGCCAGCAGCGTGGCCTTGCTGGTCGCCCAGATGCAAAAGAATGCCGACACAGTGGAGAAAGACATCCTCAGCTCCGAGGAGCTGATGGCTgtg GATGCTGAGAATGACAAGAAAGAGCTGCCCTTTCAGCACCAGACTGAGATAATCCAAAAGCTGGGCGAGGCTGAGGGCCTGCTGCAGGACCTCTTCCTGGATGTCGACAAAGCCAAGAAGTCCCAACATCCACAGGCCAGAGAGATCGAGAGCGA cgtcctcctcctccacgagCGCTGGTTGAAGGACTGCGTCTTCTACCGAGACATCTTCGAGCAGGTTGACGACGTGTCGCGGATGCCCAGAATCGACTGGGCGCCTGTTTTCAACGAAAAACAA AAACTGGTGAACGTGGAGGAGTACGGCCCCAGCATGGCAGACTTGGAGAAGCAGGTCGCTGCTCACAACATCCTGCACAAACAGGTCGAGGCCTACAACTCGCAGCTCTGCATCAGCTCGGCGGGCAGCAAG gaatCATATACGGAGCTGAAGAAGCAGTACAACAATCTACTG GACAACTCCAAGTGGCGTCGCCACTACCTGAACAGCCTGTACGAATACATGCACGGCTGCAACAAGGAGCTGGTCTTCCTGGGAGAAGAGCAAGATAAGATCAAAAAGCAGGACTGGAGTGACCGCATGGTGGACCCCCCTGACGTCCGCAGGCAGTACGAG AACTTCAAGAACAACAGCCTGCTGTCCCACGAGAACGAGGTGAACAAACTCCAGGACGAAGGAGAAAGACTCATTGGACTGAAGCACCCAGCCAGTGACACCATACAA GCTCAGAGAGACGCGGTTCGAAACGAGTGGCAGAAATTCCTCAATCTCTGCATTTGTCAAGAGACACACCTCGACAGTGTGGAGGAATTCAAAAAG TACCAAATGGAGACTGAGCAGCTGTCAGAGACGCTGTCCAAACTCAACAAGAGCATGGACCCCAATTCCATGAGCAAGAATAGCACCTCAACAATGATGCAGCTCGAG GCCGAGGAGAAGACCGTACAGAACAGTGAACAGCAGCTGGCCGACCTGAGGAGACGCAGCACGACCATCGCTCCTCTGAAGCTGCGACGCAGCAACCCCAACAGATCCGTCACAGTGGAGGCCCTGTGTGACTGGGAGACAGATAAG GATTCTCTGCAAAGAGGCGAGAAGTTCACCCTGAGAGCTAAATCAGACGAGAACTGGGCCATAACCTCCACCAATGGGGAAACAAAAACCTTCCCGGGAGTTTGCTTCCAGATCCCTCCACCTGATACAGAGGCCATCGACAAAGTGGACCT GTTGGGTGGTGAACTGACAGATATCAAGAAGAGAAGAACTGCTCTGTTGGCATCGCTGAAGAATCACAAATCTGAGGTGTCAAGGTCCCAAAAATCAG CCCCGGTGTCTTCTGCCCCGCTGGACCCCAAAGTGAATGTCCTCTCTCAGCAGCTGGACAAGCTGGACAGTGACCTGGCCAGAGCTGAGGAGAGCATGCTGAGCCGCCTACGAGCCCCGCTGAGCCGCACCGACCCGACCGGAGATCTGGCCAAGAGAATGAGGGAACAGGAG GAAGCTGCCAGGGTTCTGAAGGACctggagcagcagaagcaggCGGCTCAGGCTGACCTGCAACCATTACTGTCCACAGATTCCAGCAATACCTCCTCTGCACTGCCTCTCAAGCTAAGCGATGCCAACAACAAGCACAACAGCATTGCAGCACTTGCTGACCTCTACACCAACAA AGCTAATGCTTCTCTCAAACTGGAGAATCAGATTAAGAAGGTGGACGGCCTCGTCTCTGGGTTTGAGAAAAATCTGAGTGACGATGGTCCAATCCCTGAAGTGCCAAATGCAATCAAAGCCCGCATTGAGGACATTCGG TACCAGCAGAAGGCTGTGACGGCGGCTCAGGACGACATGAGGAAGCTAAGCCAGGATCTGGAGGACACGGAGCAGCTGTGCAGCTCTCTGCAGCAGGGCTACCAGGAGTACTGCCCTGACATCCGGCGCCAGGGGACAGAGGTCAAGCAGTTGCAGACCCGTTACACCAACGCAAACAACCAGCTGAAGGAGAG AGAAAACATCTTACAAGAAGCTGCATCCAAGAACCAAGACTTTCAGAGTACGTCCCAATCCCTGAAGTCCTTCCTGGACAACCTGCCGCAAAACACCATAAACTACAATGATGATCTGTCTCAGGTGGCTGCCGGGCAGAGCTCCCAAGAG AGGGTGGTAGATGACCTGAAGAGGAAGGGAGATGACATAGACAGAGTGACTGACCTGTCTCAAGACCTGCAGAGTCTCCTCAAT GATTACGATCTCAACGTTGACAAATACAACAGTGCACTAGAGGATGCTGGAGCCACTGTTGCTCAGAAACCTGCGATGATGACACTGAATGATGCTATTCAGAAAGAG GAAAAAGGTCTGGTCAACCGTTACGCTGAAGCAACAGCTGAAAACACCCAACGCCAAAAACAGATGGGTTTGGCAAAGAATCTAATTTTACAA AATGAAGAGAAAGTCCAACTGGTGGCACATCAGCAAGTGCAGCTTGAGAGCCAGCAAAAGGGCGCTTTTGAAATGGACAGTCTGTTGAAAGAGCTGGACGacgagaaggagaggaaagctCATACCGAGGCAGACCTGAGAACTTTTAAAGAGAGGATGATGTCACTGAAGAGTCGCAGAGGAGTGGAGCGTGTTGAGGAGAAAGAAGTACTGCAGTTCTACCGCGACCCCAAAATGGAAAACGATTTAACTGATCTGCAGAGAACACTGCATGAAGAGTCCATTAGGCGTAGCACCACCCACACTGAGGTCGAGGTGTTCAACAAGAAAATTATTATCCTGGAGGAAACAGTCAAAAACGCGCCACCCAAACTGTTGACCAGGGAGGTGACAGAGTTTGAGAGAGATCCTCAGCTGGACGTAGAGGCGGCTAAGGTGAGGGACGAGATAGCGAAGATGAGAGATGAAGTTCGATTGAGAGATGGGGAACACATTCAGATGAAGACAGAAGTCACAATTCTCCAGAATAAGAGACCAACTATCAAAGAGAGGGTGGTAAAGAAGGAAGTGCTGAAAGTGGAACAGGACCCGCAGATGTTGAGAGCGGTGCGGACATTTGAGACGGAAATTTCAGACGAGAGCAACAAGATCAAGCTCATTAATGATGAAATCTTCCAGACGAGGAGCCAGATTAACGCTCTTGAGAGACTGATTCCTAACATTAAACCGAAGGTCATCACGAAGGAAGTGAAAAAGATTGAGCAAGACCCTGAGCTCATCACTGAATCTAAGAGGATTCGAACAAACTTGGAGGAAGAGAGGGTTGAAAACGACTCCTTGTCCAAGCTGGTGATGGACCTACACAGTCGCCACAGAGAAGTTCAAGACTGGAGGCCAAAGGTTGAGGTGAAGGAAATCGTCAATGAGATCTACCGGATAGACCCCAACACAGAGGTGGACATAATGCGCCACAGGAAAGAGATACAAGACTACAACAAGCAGTGCTTTGATCTGGAGAGGGACATCACCAAGATAACCACTGAAGTGAATATCCTACGCTCTGAGAAGCCCAAGGTGGAGATGAAGGAAGTTATCCAAGAGGTGGTTAAGGAGGAAAGGAGCCctgaaaatgagagagagattCACCGGCTGAATGATCAGGTGAACCATTTACACACCATGTACAACTCACTCCAGGACCAGGTGAAAGTGAATAGGCAAGAAAGAGATGAATGGAAGACTGAGAAATCCAAAATCGAGACCAAAGTCCTCACCAGAGAGGTCATCAAGTACGAACCTGATCCTCTGGTGGAGAAAGAAGCTGACCGCTTGAGAAGAGATGTGCGGGAGGAGGCACAGCTGCGGCGCAACACTGAAGAGATGGTGTTTGATcttcaaaacaaatacatcCTGTTGGAGAGGCAGAAGCCTGAGGAGAAAGTGGTTGTTCAGGAGGTTTTGCGTTTACAGAAGGACCCAAGGCAGCAGATTGAGCATGATAAGCTCGGCAGGAACCTGGATCAAGAAGTCCAGACCCGCCGTCAGCTAAATCTAGAGTTGCAGCAGCTAAGAACAACGGTGGACGACAAAGAGAGGACCATCAGGCAGAGTGATGAGCACCAAAAGAGGAGTCAAGCCGAGTTTGAACTAAAAGAGATCCGTCTGCGCATCAGACAGCTGGAAAATGCCCCACCTCCTGTTGAAGAAAGTATTATTGTCGAGGAGGTACTGAAGGTTGAAAGAGACCCAAAATTGGAGAGGATGACAGCAGGCCTTCGGTCAGACATGGACAAGGAAACCAGCAGTATGCTGCGTATCCAGAGAGACATCCGTAACATCACCCTAAAGATTGAGATCCTGCAGAGGGAGAAGTCTAGTGAGAAGACGGTGTACAAAGAGGTTGTCCGTGTTGAGAAAGACCAGGCCGTCGAAGCCGAGAGGGATGGCCTGAGGGAACAGGTGTCTCAGCACAAATTTACCAGACAGGACATGGAAGTTCAAATCAAACGTCTCAATGATAAAATCAACTTTCTGACGGGCAACAAATCTAGCACTTCAAGAGAGGAGAGTACCTTGAATTTGAACAAAGACACCTTACAGAGGGAGCGGGACAACCTCACCCGGGAACTCAGGACACTCGAGGCCTCGAGACATGACATCAGCCTGTCTTTCAAGCAGCAGAGCAAGCTGATGAGCGAGAGAACACAGATGAGCAGGCAGAGGAGCGAGATGATGGGGTCTGACACTCACCGCCTGGAGAGGGAGATCCTGGACGAAAAAGACAAGATCCATCAGCGAGACAGCAGAATCCGCGAGCTTCTGCTGAACGTGCAGAAAGAGGAACATGCAGAGACAAGGACCAAAGAGACCAATGTCTCCACCAAAATCACCATTCTGGATCCAGATACAGGCAAAGATATGTCCCCGTACGATGCCTACATGCAGGGCCTGATTGATCGCCAACAGTACGTTCATCTGCAGGAGCTCGAGTGTGACTGGGAGGAGATTACTTCCCTGGGACCCGATGGGGAGACATCTGTACTGCAGGATCGCAAGAGTGGAAAGCAGTACTCCATCAAAGATGCCCTGAGGGAGGGCCGGCTGACAGAGTATGATCTACAACAGTACAAAACAGGCAAGATTCCCATCTCAGAGTTTGCCTTGCTGGTTGCAGGTGACAATAAGAAGCAATCCAAGTCCAACTCAAACCAAAACTCCACCAGCAATACACTGAACTCAGCATTCTCAGCCATCTCCAGTGACAAAGAAATCTTCCCAGTTGCTGGAATAATGGATACAAGCACTGCCACCTGCTATACAATACGCAACGCCACCATGCGTAACATGATCGACCCGATCACCGCCCAAAAGCTTCTGGAGGCTCAGGCATCAACAGGTGGGATCATTGACATCAGCAACAATCAGAGGTACACAGTGAACAAGGCAGCAATCAAAGGCCTCATTGAGGATAGTCAACTGCAGAGGCTACTCAATGCACAAAAGGCCTTCACTGGTGTTGAAGACCCCATGACCAGAGAGCTTTTGTCTGTTGGAGAAGCTGTTCAGAAAGGCTGGATGCCAAAGGACACTGCCATGCACTACTTGGAGGCTCAGCACCTGACGGGTGGGCTGGTCAATCCCAAAACCGGCCGCAGGGTGAGCATCTTTGACGCCATCGGGGCCAAAATGATCGACAGCACGATGATAAGGGAGCTGCAGGCCGAGTCGACCTATATCAAGAGTATTGTAGACCCCAACACAAAGGAGAAGATCAGCTACAAACAAGCTCTGGATCGCTGCAAGAAAGACCCGGTGTCAGGCTTACCAATGCTGCCTGCCCCCTCCAAAGAGTCTGGTTACAACTCGACTAGATATGCAAGATTCTAG
- the srp68 gene encoding signal recognition particle subunit SRP68, translating into MASDKQNDAKVSSADENKNNSSDGGLGLEILQIIKESQQQHGLRHGDYQRYRGYCSRRLRRLRKTLGFRMGNRHKFVGKKITVEMLSDSRYLLLVLMEAERAWSYAMQLKQEANTEPRKRFHLLARLRKAAKHSEKLEKLCESPRVDAKTKLEAQAYTSYLTGMVVFELQEWKLAMEAFNKCKTIYEKLASAFTEELAVLYRQRVDEISPNIRYCAYNIGDQNAINDLMQMRLTGGGGGMMAEKLEALITQARTKQAATMSEVEWRGRSVPVKIDKARIFLLGLADNEAAIAQTANEETKEHLYETLLAECRDTIQAVREELKSEAKQRERGSESDSSKVSNLQFLHSYLTYIKLVTLVKRNESMAHTLQAKLKEPEADESKRGPRPQDLIRLYDIILQSLAELSTLQGLEDDHTFQKEVSLKTLVYKANRCFFIAQSYVLVKKWSEALVLYERVLKYAKEVQSKTKNLKNSLKDLPDVQELIAEVNAEKYSLQAAAILDTDETAEVPSQQQVKDNTPLCNRLETFRLEPALVGKQPNLVQFPPDFQPIPCKPLFFDLALNHVAFPPLDDKVEQKGKGGLTGYIKGIFGFGS; encoded by the exons ATGGCCTCAGACAAGCAAAACGACGCTAAAGTGTCGTCTgcggatgaaaacaaaaataattcgTCGGATGGAGGACTTGGACTCGAAA TTTTGCAAATAATCAAGGAgtcccagcagcagcatggcCTCAGACACGGAGACTACCAGAGATACCG GGGTTACTGCTCCCGTAGACTGCGTCGCCTGCGCAAGACTCTTGGTTTCAGGATGGGCAACCGACACAAGTTCGTTGGGAAGAAAATAACGGTCGAAATGCTCTCTGACAGCAG GTATCTGTTGCTGGTTTTGATGGAGGCCGAGCGTGCGTGGAGTTACGCTAtgcagctgaagcaggaggcTAACACAGAGCCACGTAAGCGCTTCCACCTGCTGGCACGACTACGCAAGGCAGCGAAGCACAGCGAGAAACTGGAGAAGCTCTGCGAGAGCCCGCGCGTAGACGCCAAGACCAAACTTGAGGCGCAG GCCTACACTTCATATCTGACTGGTATGGTGGTGTTTGAACTGCAGGAGTGGAAGCTCGCCATGGAGGCCTTCAACAAGTGCAA GACCATCTATGAGAAGCTGGCCAGTGCTTTCACAGAGGAGTTAGCAGTTCTGTATCGCCAGCGTGTGGACGAGATATCGCCCAACATCCGCTACTGTGCTTACAACATTG GAGACCAAAACGCCATCAATGACTTGATGCAAATGAGActgactggaggaggaggaggcatgaTGGCTGAGAAACTAGAG GCGCTGATCACTCAGGCAAGAACCAAACAGGCAGCCACCATGAGCGAGGTGGAGTGGCGAGGGCGGTCGGTGCCCGTCAAGATCGACAAGGCCCGCATCTTCCTGTTGGGTCTGGCAGACAACGAAGCCGCTATCGCTCAG ACGGCTAACGAGGAGACCAAAGAGCATCTTTATGAGACCCTGCTGGCCGAGTGCAGAGACACCATCCAGGCTGTGAGAGAGGAACTCAAGAGTGAGGCG AAGCAGCGAGAGAGGGGCTCTGAAAGTGACAGCAGCAAGGTGTCCAACCTGCAGTTCCTGCACAG TTACCTGACCTACATCAAGCTGGTTACGCTGGTGAAGAGGAATGAGAGCATGGCCCACACTCTGCAGGCTAAACTGAAGGAACCCGAAGCAGACGAGAGCAAGAGAGGGCCCCGTCCACAGGATCTCATCCGCCTCTACGACATCATCCTGCAg AGTCTGGCTGAGCTGTCCACCCTGCAGGGCCTGGAGGATGACCACACCTTCCAGAAGGAGGTGTCCCTCAAGACGCTGGTCTACAAGGCCAACAG GTGTTTCTTCATAGCTCAGTCATATGTGCTGGTGAAGAAGTGGAGTGAGGCATTAGTGCTGTATGAGAGGGTGCTGAAATATGCCAAGGAGGTGCAGTCCAAGACCAAGAACCTCAAAAACAGCCTCAAG GATCTCCCTGACGTCCAGGAGCTCATTGCTGAGGTCAACGCTGAAAAATACTCCCTTCAAGCTGCTGCTATTTTAG acaCTGATGAGACTGCTGAAGTTCCCTCTCAGCAGCAGGTCAAAGACAACACG CCCCTCTGCAACCGTCTGGAGACGTTCCGCCTCGAACCGGCCCTCGTGGGAAAGCAGCCCAATTTGGTCCAGTTCCCTCCCGACTTCCAGCCAATTCCCTGCAAGCCCCTGTTCTTTGACCTTGCGCTCAACCATGTGGCCTTCCCACCCCTGGACGACAAGGTGGAGCAGAAGGGCAAGGGTGGCCTCACCGGCTACATCAAGGGCATCTTTGGCTTTGGCAGCTAA
- the polg2 gene encoding DNA polymerase subunit gamma-2, mitochondrial isoform X1, producing MFSYCVRNVLSRRQRTLNTTPCRATPAARLSRRHRSASSGGDVDQVGALLQLCVDRHYVSPGQTNTELFQCGTSCIYGPLGTELRRNLLEQWWHSVTRSTAQVFGINTLSSSEDTATGGRGRLRMVESDCLRRVLEQTELSREQLVQKVQALIQRSPSPRTNFLQGALEQFVPSLELVNRKLPFGLAESGLCFQPSGGSGCPAEVTQTSLVWFCSPRTSSQWLDHWARQRLKWWRKFALSPSDFSSSDVPVEELEGAASRGVKIIYSFPWGQEPLETLWSRGHAELLQTHKGVRSKLQCRSDGRKSVPHVVSVTGNMDRGVMAFLSNSLQQLKKEDGKQKLLRRKVLKLHPVLAPVKVALDIGRGATMELRQVCDGLLQEFMEAKISAWPGYLETLPTSMEELNAKYDEMGVLFTVVVGENTLESGLLQVRSRDTTVRETKHISEIKNFLSRYISAADNI from the exons ATGTTCTCTTACTGTGTCAGAAACGTGCTGTCGCGGCGCCAGCGCACATTAAACACCACACCATGCAGAGCAACACCGGCTGCGCGGCTCTCCAGGAGACACCGCAGCGCATCGTCCGGTGGGGATGTGGATCAGGTCGGCGCtttgctgcagctctgtgtggaCAGACACTATGTCTCGCCTGGTCAGACCAACACCGAGCTGTTCCAATGCGGCACGAGCTGCATCTATGGGCCCCTGGGCACGGAGCTGAGGAGAAACCTGCTGGAGCAGTGGTGGCACTCCGTGACCAGATCCACTGCTCAGGTGTTCGGGATAAACACTCTGAGCAGCAGCGAGGACACAGCAACAGGGGGACGGGGCCGACTGAGGATGGTTGAGTCTGACTGTTTACGACGCGTACTGGAACAGACAGAACTGAGCAGGGAGCAGCTCGTCCAGAAGGTGCAGGCGCTCATTCAGAGGTCCCCCTCTCCGAGGACTAACTTTCTACAAG GTGCATTGGAGCAATTTGTCCCCTCGTTGGAGCTGGTGAACAGGAAGCTACCGTTTGGCCTGGCTGAGTCTGGTCTGTGTTTCCAGCCCTCAGGTGGCTCTGGTTG CCCAGCTGAGGTCACCCAGACGTCTCTGGTGTGGTTCTGCTCTCCTCGTACCTCTTCCCAGTGGCTGGATCACTGGGCACGACAGAGACTGAAGTGGTGGAGGAAA TTTGCCCTGTCTCCATCAGACTTCAGCAGCAGTGACGTCCCAGTGGAGGAACTCGAGGGGGCGGCGTCTCGCGGTGTGAAGATCATCTACAGCTTCCCGTGGGGACAGGAGCCCCTGGAGACGCTGTGGAGCCGAGGACACGCCGAgctgctgcagacacacaaaggaGTCCGTTCCAAACTACAG TGCCGATCAGATGGTCGCAAGTCGGTTCCTCACGTCGTCTCGGTAACCGGGAACATGGACCGCGGTGTGATGGCCTTTCTGTCCAACTCACTCCAGCAGCTCAAGAAAGAAGATGGCAAGCAGAAGCTGCTGAGGAGAAAG GTCCTGAAGCTGCATCCAGTGCTGGCTCCGGTCAAAGTGGCTTTAGACATTGGCAGGGGAGCCACTATGGAGCTGAGGCAG GTTTGTGATGGGCTGCTGCAGGAGTTCATGGAGGCTAAGATCTCTGCGTGGCCTGGGTATCTGGAAACTCTGCCAACGTCAATGGAGGAGCTGAACGCAAA GTATGACGAGATGGGAGTGCTGTTCACTGTGGTGGTTGGTGAGAACACGCTGGAGAGCGGCCTCCTTCAAGTCCGCAGCAGAGACACCACCGTCAGAGAGACGAAGCACATCTCGGAGATAAAAAACTTTCTCTCCAGATACATTTCTGCTGCCGACAACATCTGA
- the ten1 gene encoding CST complex subunit TEN1, translating into MLPAAAAFHFPWEVNSGAVQEGESVRVFGRLVCYQPEESRATLSAQHASKEHHVTIHTLFVEPFNPIIGAQYIVLGEIENADGVGAMVRARVLNCVDGVNVALLQKAINEQRSFFRERERPCDDAHAT; encoded by the exons ATGCTTCCCGCAGCTGCAGCTTTTCATTTCCCCTGGGAAGTAAACTCCGGAGCAGTGCAGGAGGGAGAGTCAGTGAGAGTCTTTGGCAG ACTTGTCTGCTATCAGCCTGAGGAGTCCAGGGCTACGCTGTCAGCTCAGCATGCTTCAAAAGAGCACCACGTGACGATTCACACCTTGTTTGTGGAGCCTTTTAACCCAATAATTGGGGCCCAGTACATCGTTCTGGGTGAGATTGAAAATGCTGATG GGGTTGGTGCGATGGTTCGCGCTCGTGTGCTGAACTGCGTTGACGGAGTCAACGTTGCCCTTCTACAGAAAGCCATCAACGAGCAAAGGAGCTTCTTCAGGGAGAGGGAGCGCCCATGTGACGATGCACATGCAACGTGA
- the polg2 gene encoding DNA polymerase subunit gamma-2, mitochondrial isoform X2: MSRNVLSRRQRTLNTTPCRATPAARLSRRHRSASSGGDVDQVGALLQLCVDRHYVSPGQTNTELFQCGTSCIYGPLGTELRRNLLEQWWHSVTRSTAQVFGINTLSSSEDTATGGRGRLRMVESDCLRRVLEQTELSREQLVQKVQALIQRSPSPRTNFLQGALEQFVPSLELVNRKLPFGLAESGLCFQPSGGSGCPAEVTQTSLVWFCSPRTSSQWLDHWARQRLKWWRKFALSPSDFSSSDVPVEELEGAASRGVKIIYSFPWGQEPLETLWSRGHAELLQTHKGVRSKLQCRSDGRKSVPHVVSVTGNMDRGVMAFLSNSLQQLKKEDGKQKLLRRKVLKLHPVLAPVKVALDIGRGATMELRQVCDGLLQEFMEAKISAWPGYLETLPTSMEELNAKYDEMGVLFTVVVGENTLESGLLQVRSRDTTVRETKHISEIKNFLSRYISAADNI; this comes from the exons ATGTCCCG AAACGTGCTGTCGCGGCGCCAGCGCACATTAAACACCACACCATGCAGAGCAACACCGGCTGCGCGGCTCTCCAGGAGACACCGCAGCGCATCGTCCGGTGGGGATGTGGATCAGGTCGGCGCtttgctgcagctctgtgtggaCAGACACTATGTCTCGCCTGGTCAGACCAACACCGAGCTGTTCCAATGCGGCACGAGCTGCATCTATGGGCCCCTGGGCACGGAGCTGAGGAGAAACCTGCTGGAGCAGTGGTGGCACTCCGTGACCAGATCCACTGCTCAGGTGTTCGGGATAAACACTCTGAGCAGCAGCGAGGACACAGCAACAGGGGGACGGGGCCGACTGAGGATGGTTGAGTCTGACTGTTTACGACGCGTACTGGAACAGACAGAACTGAGCAGGGAGCAGCTCGTCCAGAAGGTGCAGGCGCTCATTCAGAGGTCCCCCTCTCCGAGGACTAACTTTCTACAAG GTGCATTGGAGCAATTTGTCCCCTCGTTGGAGCTGGTGAACAGGAAGCTACCGTTTGGCCTGGCTGAGTCTGGTCTGTGTTTCCAGCCCTCAGGTGGCTCTGGTTG CCCAGCTGAGGTCACCCAGACGTCTCTGGTGTGGTTCTGCTCTCCTCGTACCTCTTCCCAGTGGCTGGATCACTGGGCACGACAGAGACTGAAGTGGTGGAGGAAA TTTGCCCTGTCTCCATCAGACTTCAGCAGCAGTGACGTCCCAGTGGAGGAACTCGAGGGGGCGGCGTCTCGCGGTGTGAAGATCATCTACAGCTTCCCGTGGGGACAGGAGCCCCTGGAGACGCTGTGGAGCCGAGGACACGCCGAgctgctgcagacacacaaaggaGTCCGTTCCAAACTACAG TGCCGATCAGATGGTCGCAAGTCGGTTCCTCACGTCGTCTCGGTAACCGGGAACATGGACCGCGGTGTGATGGCCTTTCTGTCCAACTCACTCCAGCAGCTCAAGAAAGAAGATGGCAAGCAGAAGCTGCTGAGGAGAAAG GTCCTGAAGCTGCATCCAGTGCTGGCTCCGGTCAAAGTGGCTTTAGACATTGGCAGGGGAGCCACTATGGAGCTGAGGCAG GTTTGTGATGGGCTGCTGCAGGAGTTCATGGAGGCTAAGATCTCTGCGTGGCCTGGGTATCTGGAAACTCTGCCAACGTCAATGGAGGAGCTGAACGCAAA GTATGACGAGATGGGAGTGCTGTTCACTGTGGTGGTTGGTGAGAACACGCTGGAGAGCGGCCTCCTTCAAGTCCGCAGCAGAGACACCACCGTCAGAGAGACGAAGCACATCTCGGAGATAAAAAACTTTCTCTCCAGATACATTTCTGCTGCCGACAACATCTGA